The following are from one region of the Thiocapsa rosea genome:
- a CDS encoding nitrite/sulfite reductase: MNDRVAEFVAQIRRFRAGELTEDAFRPLRLQNGLYVMREAPMLRIGIPYGVLSSVQLRRLARIARTYDRGYGHFTTRQNFQLNWVAFEDVPEILVELAAVRLYSVRTSGNCIRNITSDPFAGVAADERIDPRPWCEILRRWSRLHPDFGRLPRKLKIAVTGAQQDRALIRVHDIGLEILTNDLGETGFRVLVGGGLGRNPALAQELEPFLPWRHLVSFCEAIVRVYDRHGRRDDPYKARLKTLVGALGMAELRHLVMQEWARLADGPLTLTDADLERVGSRFPEPPYQDRPEDDVAHRRRLSGNPAFATWVRRNTHPHRRPGYAIVTLSTKHAETASGDLSADQMEQVADWADDYSFGEVRVTHEQNLVLPHVRKRDLYTLWEAARAAGLASPNRGLLTDIIACPGGRYCDLAKADSIGLAQAIQARFADPGVAQDIGELALNVSGCVNGCAHHAVAHIGIRGVEKNDRACYQISIGGDAGYAAGFGTVIGPGLAGEEVPAAVERLIGTYLSHRRGGERFVETRERLGTEPFRNSVYGEEQPIAKVANG; this comes from the coding sequence ATGAACGATCGGGTGGCCGAGTTTGTCGCCCAGATCCGGCGTTTTCGCGCCGGGGAGCTGACGGAGGACGCGTTTCGTCCGCTGCGCCTGCAGAACGGACTCTATGTCATGCGGGAAGCGCCCATGCTGCGGATCGGCATTCCCTACGGCGTGCTGTCGAGCGTCCAGCTGCGTCGTCTCGCCCGGATCGCCCGCACCTACGACCGTGGTTACGGCCACTTCACGACACGCCAGAACTTTCAGCTCAATTGGGTCGCGTTCGAGGATGTTCCCGAAATTTTGGTCGAGTTGGCCGCGGTGCGGTTGTACAGCGTACGCACCTCCGGCAACTGCATCCGCAACATTACCTCCGACCCCTTCGCCGGGGTCGCCGCCGACGAGCGGATCGATCCGCGCCCCTGGTGCGAGATCCTTCGCCGCTGGAGCCGGCTCCACCCGGATTTCGGTCGACTCCCGCGCAAGCTGAAGATCGCGGTCACGGGTGCGCAGCAGGACCGGGCGCTGATCCGGGTGCACGACATCGGACTCGAGATCCTGACGAACGATCTCGGGGAGACGGGTTTCCGAGTCTTGGTCGGTGGCGGCCTGGGCCGTAACCCTGCGCTCGCCCAGGAGCTGGAGCCTTTCCTGCCTTGGCGTCATCTGGTGAGCTTCTGCGAGGCCATCGTGCGCGTCTACGATCGTCACGGGCGCCGCGACGACCCCTATAAGGCCCGTCTTAAAACCCTGGTCGGCGCGCTCGGAATGGCCGAGCTCAGGCACTTGGTGATGCAGGAGTGGGCGCGGCTCGCGGATGGCCCCTTGACCCTGACCGATGCCGATCTCGAGCGGGTCGGATCGCGGTTCCCCGAGCCCCCCTATCAGGACCGGCCCGAGGACGATGTCGCGCACCGACGCCGGCTCTCGGGCAACCCCGCGTTCGCGACCTGGGTGCGCCGGAACACCCATCCGCACCGGCGTCCCGGATATGCGATCGTGACCCTCTCGACGAAGCACGCGGAGACGGCCTCGGGCGATCTGTCCGCAGACCAGATGGAGCAGGTAGCCGACTGGGCCGATGACTACAGCTTCGGCGAGGTGCGCGTCACGCACGAGCAGAATCTGGTCTTGCCGCATGTGCGCAAGCGCGATCTCTATACCTTATGGGAGGCCGCCCGTGCGGCAGGCTTGGCGTCGCCCAATCGCGGCCTGCTCACGGACATCATCGCCTGCCCGGGCGGGCGATATTGCGACCTGGCCAAGGCCGATTCGATCGGCCTCGCACAAGCCATCCAGGCCCGCTTTGCCGACCCAGGCGTCGCGCAGGACATCGGCGAGCTTGCACTCAATGTCTCGGGGTGCGTGAACGGCTGCGCGCATCATGCCGTCGCCCACATCGGCATCCGCGGCGTGGAGAAGAACGATCGTGCTTGCTATCAGATCAGCATCGGCGGGGATGCGGGTTACGCGGCAGGTTTCGGCACGGTCATCGGCCCGGGCTTGGCCGGCGAGGAGGTCCCGGCGGCCGTCGAGCGGTTGATCGGGACCTATCTGAGCCACCGTCGCGGCGGCGAGCGCTTCGTCGAGACCCGGGAGCGCCTCGGCACCGAGCCTTTTCGTAACTCCGTTTACGGCGAGGAGCAACCGATCGCCAAGGTCGCCAACGGTTGA
- a CDS encoding NAD(P)/FAD-dependent oxidoreductase: MTIDRRDFLKGGIGAAAAAVLPVPLAHAVAPVAPTLITGRMSALLPRSQATRVVVCGGGWGGLTAAKYLKQEAPTLDVVLLERNPIFFSCPMSNKWLVDLLDTSFLTHDYLTPAARHGYRFIQTEIMGIERDRKRVATSHGYLDYDYLILSPGIRNNYGAWFGDDLDAAYHTRIHFPSAYIPSAEHLTLKQKIKSFKGGTLVMTLPPPPHRCPPSPYERACLLAWYFKRNKVPARIVILDPKDGIRPIGPGFKAAFDELYPDIITHVPNARVESMDPYAKRIKTTAGEWEFEDAILMVPHQAGELVWMADLIARGEDGRPLGWADVDPLQLVARNDPDVYVVGDAVGVVSPLFQHYPKSGHVANRLARIVAKSIAARAVGREPDPGLPDNLCFMWVKGDPQEAIAVEFEYSMEADLIVQKQIDLNDRSPDLVARDFEWVGGMYQDLFG, encoded by the coding sequence ATGACGATCGATCGACGCGATTTCTTGAAAGGCGGCATCGGTGCCGCTGCAGCTGCGGTCCTACCGGTCCCGCTCGCCCATGCGGTGGCACCTGTCGCGCCAACCCTGATTACAGGCCGGATGTCGGCACTGCTGCCGAGGTCGCAGGCAACGCGGGTCGTGGTCTGCGGGGGTGGTTGGGGAGGACTGACCGCAGCGAAGTACCTGAAACAGGAAGCCCCGACGCTCGACGTCGTGCTGTTGGAGCGCAATCCGATCTTCTTTTCCTGTCCGATGAGCAACAAGTGGCTGGTCGACCTGCTCGACACCTCCTTCTTGACGCACGATTACCTGACCCCGGCGGCCCGGCACGGGTATCGATTCATCCAGACCGAGATCATGGGCATCGAGCGCGACCGCAAACGGGTCGCTACCTCCCACGGTTATCTGGATTACGACTATCTGATCCTGTCGCCCGGCATCCGCAACAATTATGGGGCCTGGTTCGGAGATGACCTGGATGCCGCCTATCATACTCGGATCCACTTTCCGTCCGCCTACATCCCGAGCGCGGAGCATCTGACGCTCAAACAGAAGATCAAGTCATTCAAGGGGGGAACCCTGGTGATGACGTTGCCGCCTCCGCCGCATCGTTGTCCGCCCTCGCCGTACGAGCGGGCCTGCCTTCTCGCTTGGTACTTCAAGCGCAACAAGGTGCCGGCCCGGATCGTCATTCTCGACCCGAAGGATGGGATCCGCCCCATCGGTCCAGGCTTCAAGGCGGCTTTCGACGAGTTGTATCCTGACATCATCACCCATGTACCGAATGCGCGGGTCGAGTCGATGGACCCCTATGCGAAGCGCATCAAGACCACCGCCGGTGAATGGGAGTTCGAGGACGCGATCCTGATGGTCCCGCACCAAGCCGGCGAGCTGGTCTGGATGGCGGACCTGATCGCGCGGGGCGAAGATGGCCGGCCGCTCGGCTGGGCCGACGTGGATCCACTCCAACTCGTGGCCCGCAATGACCCGGACGTCTATGTCGTTGGCGATGCCGTCGGGGTCGTGTCCCCGCTGTTCCAGCACTATCCCAAGAGCGGCCACGTCGCGAATCGACTGGCACGCATCGTCGCCAAATCGATCGCTGCCCGGGCCGTCGGCCGGGAGCCAGACCCTGGTCTGCCGGACAACCTCTGCTTCATGTGGGTCAAGGGTGATCCGCAAGAGGCGATTGCCGTCGAGTTCGAGTATTCGATGGAGGCGGACCTGATCGTCCAGAAACAGATCGACCTCAATGACCGGAGCCCGGATCTGGTGGCCCGCGACTTCGAGTGGGTCGGCGGCATGTATCAAGATCTGTTCGGCTAG
- the cysB gene encoding HTH-type transcriptional regulator CysB produces the protein MNLQQLRYIQEVVRHGLNVSEAAEALFTSQPGVSKQIRQLETELGVDIFVRHGKRLVEVTEPGRQVLAIAARMLGDLDNLRRVGKEFSDETAGRLAIATTHTQARYVLPEAIRRFIEDYPGVRLSLHQGTPRQICEMVLAGDADLAIATEAIADYETLLMLPCYQWNRCIVAPLGHPILQTQALTLEQVARWPIVTYDSAFTGRGQINRAFLARGLKPRVVLSASDADVIKTYVRMGLGIGILARMAYDASLDTGLGMLDAAHLFDSSTTRIGIRKNAWLRGYVYAFIERFAPHLTRAVVERTLAGGGSAFDI, from the coding sequence ATGAACCTGCAGCAGCTGCGCTACATTCAGGAGGTCGTCCGCCACGGGCTCAACGTCTCGGAGGCCGCCGAAGCGCTCTTCACCTCCCAACCAGGCGTCTCCAAACAGATCCGACAGCTCGAAACCGAGCTCGGGGTGGACATCTTCGTCCGCCACGGCAAGCGCCTCGTGGAGGTAACCGAGCCGGGTCGCCAAGTCTTGGCGATCGCGGCACGCATGCTGGGGGATCTGGACAATCTGCGCCGGGTCGGCAAGGAATTCAGCGACGAGACCGCCGGTCGATTGGCCATCGCCACCACGCACACCCAAGCCCGCTATGTCTTGCCCGAGGCGATTCGCCGCTTCATCGAGGATTACCCCGGGGTCCGACTCTCGCTCCACCAGGGCACACCGAGACAGATCTGCGAGATGGTCTTGGCAGGCGACGCCGATCTCGCCATCGCCACCGAGGCGATCGCGGACTACGAGACGCTGCTGATGCTCCCCTGCTATCAGTGGAATCGCTGCATCGTCGCACCCTTGGGCCATCCGATTCTGCAGACGCAGGCGCTGACCCTGGAGCAGGTCGCGCGTTGGCCGATCGTGACCTACGACAGCGCCTTCACCGGCCGCGGCCAAATCAACCGCGCCTTCCTGGCCCGCGGCCTCAAGCCCCGGGTGGTGCTGAGCGCGTCCGACGCCGACGTCATCAAGACCTACGTCCGCATGGGACTCGGCATCGGGATCCTGGCCCGCATGGCCTACGATGCGAGCCTGGATACCGGCTTAGGCATGCTGGACGCCGCACATCTCTTCGATTCGAGCACCACCCGCATCGGCATCCGCAAGAACGCCTGGCTTAGGGGTTATGTGTACGCCTTCATCGAGCGGTTCGCTCCACATCTCACGCGCGCGGTGGTGGAGCGGACCCTGGCCGGCGGGGGCAGCGCGTTCGATATTTGA
- the selD gene encoding selenide, water dikinase SelD: MSPSATAHSDSIDPGPAEPIRLTTLSHGGGCGCKISPKILAEALRGVSTGFAHPDLLVGSATADDAAVLRLTDDLALVATTDFFMPIVDDPYDFGRIAATNAISDIYAMGATPVLALSIVGMPIDRLPLSVIRRILDGGASVCAEAGIALAGGHSIDAPEPIYGLAVMGTVHPDRLKSNATAREGDCLVLGKPLGIGILSAVLKKGLLDAAGYRRMLDLTTRLNRPGTTFAAWPEVHAMTDVTGFGLLGHLLEVCRASRTGARLHFADIPMIEQSVAFAREGHGPGAIERNWDSYGAEVTLAPDLPHWALRLLCDAQTSGGLLVACAPDAVEAVIARFRRDGFEEAAKIGELIDGAGGVTVS; this comes from the coding sequence ATGTCGCCGTCCGCAACCGCCCATTCCGATTCCATTGATCCCGGCCCCGCCGAGCCGATTCGCCTGACAACCCTGTCGCACGGCGGCGGCTGCGGCTGCAAGATCTCGCCCAAGATTCTGGCGGAGGCCCTGCGTGGGGTCTCCACCGGCTTTGCGCATCCCGACCTCCTCGTCGGCAGCGCCACCGCGGACGATGCCGCCGTGCTGCGCCTGACCGACGACCTGGCCCTGGTCGCGACGACCGATTTCTTCATGCCGATCGTCGACGACCCGTACGATTTCGGGCGCATCGCTGCCACCAACGCCATCTCGGACATCTATGCGATGGGCGCCACGCCCGTCTTGGCCCTGTCGATCGTCGGGATGCCGATCGATCGCCTGCCGCTGTCGGTGATCCGACGTATCCTGGATGGCGGGGCGTCGGTCTGCGCCGAGGCCGGGATCGCACTCGCCGGCGGGCACTCGATCGACGCACCCGAGCCCATCTACGGTCTGGCCGTGATGGGCACCGTCCATCCCGATCGGCTGAAATCCAATGCGACCGCCCGGGAAGGCGACTGCCTGGTGCTCGGCAAACCGCTCGGTATCGGCATATTGAGCGCGGTGCTGAAGAAGGGGCTCCTCGACGCCGCCGGCTATCGGCGCATGCTCGATCTGACCACCCGCCTGAACCGGCCCGGCACCACCTTCGCCGCCTGGCCCGAGGTGCACGCCATGACCGACGTCACCGGCTTCGGACTCCTGGGCCATCTGCTCGAGGTCTGTCGTGCATCGCGGACCGGGGCACGGCTGCACTTCGCCGACATCCCCATGATCGAGCAGTCGGTCGCCTTCGCTCGCGAGGGTCATGGTCCGGGCGCCATCGAGCGCAATTGGGACAGCTACGGCGCGGAGGTGACCCTCGCCCCCGACCTGCCGCACTGGGCATTGCGGCTGCTCTGCGATGCCCAGACCAGTGGCGGACTCCTGGTCGCCTGCGCACCCGATGCCGTCGAGGCGGTGATCGCACGGTTCCGCCGCGACGGATTCGAGGAGGCCGCCAAGATCGGCGAGCTGATCGACGGCGCAGGCGGTGTAACCGTCTCCTGA
- the selB gene encoding selenocysteine-specific translation elongation factor, with the protein MIVGTAGHIDHGKTALVRALTGVDTDRLPEEKARGITLELGYAYQSRETGGILGFIDVPGHERLVHTMVAGATGIDFVLLVVAADDGPMPQTREHLQVLDLLGLECGAVALTKTDRVSAQRLAEVEVDVRGLLSRTGLAAAPLFPVSVVTGEGVADLRTHLHAAVPPRSDRIDDRRFRLAVDRAFTLSGTGIVVTGTVHSGHVRPGDLLRLTPSGREARIRGLHAQNEPAEIGVAGQRCALNLAGSELHHTEIRRGEWVVAPDLHLPTRRFDARLRVLPDAARALRHWTPVHCHLGAAHLTGRVAVLEGDVIEPGGIGLVQLVLDEPVGALRGDRFILRDQSARQTLGGGRVLDPEPPTRGRRRPQRLALLGAFAEPEVTTAVARALPLANEGLGLDRLARHWNLDPATLADLAALPETVAVGASAGGMLFSVDVWQAWQARILQTLAEEHEKAPERLGPDRERLRRMAAPRLARPEFAALSDALIRSGRLMRSGPYMHLPDHAVRLSPEAERLWRERIFPQLDAQPFNPPRVRDLAGALGSDENAIRRLLKQLAGMGEVFQVAHDHFFTRSAVAHMSTLARDLQEREGAARAAAFRDALGIGRKVAIQILEFFDRIGYCRRIGDEHRVFRDSLLDLDAPSSSRPTTDHAR; encoded by the coding sequence ATGATCGTCGGAACGGCCGGACATATCGACCACGGCAAGACCGCACTGGTGCGGGCGCTGACCGGCGTGGACACGGACCGGCTGCCCGAGGAAAAGGCCCGCGGCATCACGCTGGAGCTGGGCTACGCGTATCAGTCGCGCGAGACCGGCGGGATTCTGGGCTTCATCGACGTCCCCGGTCACGAGCGACTGGTGCACACCATGGTCGCCGGTGCGACCGGGATCGACTTCGTCCTTTTGGTGGTCGCCGCAGACGACGGGCCGATGCCGCAGACGCGCGAGCACTTGCAGGTCTTGGATTTGCTGGGCCTGGAATGCGGTGCGGTCGCCCTGACCAAGACCGACCGAGTCTCGGCGCAGCGTCTCGCCGAGGTCGAAGTCGATGTGCGGGGTCTCTTGAGCCGGACCGGTCTGGCCGCCGCTCCTCTGTTCCCGGTCAGCGTTGTCACGGGAGAGGGAGTCGCCGACCTGCGCACCCATCTGCATGCCGCCGTCCCGCCGCGCTCGGACCGCATCGACGACCGGCGGTTTCGCCTCGCGGTGGATCGTGCCTTTACCCTGTCCGGTACCGGAATCGTCGTCACCGGTACCGTCCATAGCGGCCATGTGCGACCGGGCGACCTGCTGCGACTGACCCCGTCGGGCCGCGAGGCACGAATCCGGGGTCTGCATGCGCAGAACGAACCCGCCGAGATCGGAGTCGCCGGTCAACGCTGTGCTCTGAACCTGGCCGGCTCCGAGCTCCATCACACCGAGATCCGGCGCGGGGAGTGGGTCGTCGCGCCGGATCTGCATCTCCCGACTCGGCGTTTCGACGCGCGCCTCCGCGTTCTGCCCGATGCCGCCCGGGCCCTGCGTCACTGGACGCCGGTGCACTGTCACCTCGGTGCCGCGCACCTGACCGGCCGGGTCGCCGTCCTGGAGGGCGATGTCATCGAGCCAGGCGGTATCGGGTTGGTCCAGCTGGTGCTCGACGAACCGGTCGGCGCCTTGCGCGGGGATCGTTTTATCCTGCGGGATCAATCCGCCCGGCAGACCTTGGGCGGCGGGCGCGTCCTGGATCCCGAGCCGCCGACCCGCGGGCGACGCCGGCCGCAGCGGCTCGCCTTGCTCGGTGCCTTCGCCGAACCCGAGGTGACGACGGCCGTCGCGCGTGCCCTGCCGCTGGCCAACGAGGGCCTCGGCCTTGACCGACTGGCCCGACACTGGAACCTGGATCCCGCGACCTTGGCCGACCTCGCCGCTTTGCCCGAGACGGTCGCCGTCGGTGCGTCCGCCGGCGGCATGCTCTTCTCGGTCGACGTCTGGCAGGCGTGGCAAGCGCGGATCCTGCAGACACTGGCCGAGGAGCACGAGAAGGCCCCGGAACGACTCGGGCCGGATCGCGAACGCCTGCGCCGGATGGCGGCACCCCGCTTGGCACGTCCGGAGTTTGCTGCCCTGTCGGACGCCTTGATCCGTTCCGGGCGGCTCATGCGCAGCGGCCCCTACATGCATCTGCCGGATCACGCCGTGCGCCTGTCTCCGGAGGCGGAGCGTCTGTGGCGCGAGCGGATCTTCCCGCAGCTCGACGCACAGCCCTTCAACCCGCCGCGCGTGCGGGATCTTGCCGGTGCGCTCGGCAGCGACGAAAATGCGATCCGTCGATTGCTCAAGCAGCTCGCCGGCATGGGCGAGGTCTTTCAGGTGGCGCACGACCATTTCTTCACGCGCTCGGCGGTCGCGCACATGTCGACGCTGGCGCGCGACCTGCAGGAGCGCGAGGGTGCCGCCCGGGCTGCGGCCTTCCGCGATGCCCTGGGTATCGGGCGCAAGGTCGCGATCCAGATCCTCGAGTTCTTCGACCGCATCGGCTACTGTCGCCGCATCGGCGACGAGCATCGGGTGTTTCGCGACAGCCTGTTGGATCTGGATGCGCCTTCGAGCAGCAGGCCGACGACCGATCACGCTCGATAG
- the cysN gene encoding sulfate adenylyltransferase subunit CysN: protein MASDIYKTDELIARDIDAYLEKHQHKTMLRFITCGSVDDGKSTLIGRLLYDSKMIFEDQLAVLEADSKRVGTQGQEIDFALLVDGLAAEREQGITIDVAYRFFATDRRKFIVADTPGHEQYTRNMVTGASTADLAVILIDARKGVLTQTRRHSYLAHLVGIRNIVLAINKMDLVDYDRARYGAIIGDYRAFADQIGIDGFQAIPISGLKGDNITSKSDATPWYEGPTLLEYLETVEIDQTRMIERPFRMAVQWVNRPNLDFRGFSGQIASGRVKPGDAVRILPGSTTSTVARIVTLDGDLSEAGAGQSVTLTLADEIDCSRGQVITPADQPLEVADQFEATIVWMAQEPMIPGRAYIMKIGTTQATVTVTDEKYQVNVNTMAHEPGKTLALNGIAVCNIATSKAIPFEPYAENPDLGGFILIDRLNNATVGAGMIHFALRRSHNLPWQTIDVDRTAHAAIKNQEPRLLWLTGLSGSGKTTIANLVEKKLHAMGRHTFLLDGTNVRQGLNKDLGFTDADRVENIRRIGEVAKLMTDAGLIVLTAFISPFRSERRMVRQLFPKGEFVEIFIDTPIEVAERRDQKGLYEQARRGDLKNFTGIDSAYEPPEAPEIHIDTTRLSAEEAAEAIIESLSMSLQSGSAPIR from the coding sequence ATGGCCAGCGACATCTACAAGACCGACGAGCTGATTGCGCGCGATATCGATGCCTATCTGGAGAAGCATCAGCACAAGACGATGCTGCGCTTCATCACTTGCGGCAGCGTGGACGACGGCAAATCGACACTCATCGGCCGACTCCTCTACGACAGCAAGATGATCTTCGAGGACCAGCTCGCCGTGCTCGAAGCGGATTCCAAGCGCGTCGGGACCCAGGGTCAGGAGATCGATTTCGCCTTGCTGGTCGACGGCCTGGCCGCCGAGCGCGAGCAGGGCATCACCATCGATGTCGCTTATCGCTTCTTTGCGACCGACCGGCGCAAATTCATCGTCGCGGACACGCCCGGCCACGAGCAGTACACACGCAACATGGTGACCGGCGCCTCGACTGCGGACCTTGCGGTCATCCTGATCGACGCGCGCAAGGGCGTGCTGACCCAGACACGGCGCCACAGCTATCTGGCCCATTTGGTCGGGATCCGCAACATCGTGCTCGCGATCAACAAGATGGATCTGGTCGACTACGACCGGGCCAGATACGGCGCCATCATCGGCGACTACCGTGCCTTCGCGGACCAGATCGGGATCGACGGCTTTCAGGCGATCCCGATCTCGGGTCTGAAGGGCGACAACATCACGTCCAAGAGCGACGCCACGCCCTGGTATGAAGGCCCGACCCTGCTCGAGTATCTGGAGACGGTCGAGATCGACCAGACCCGGATGATCGAGCGGCCGTTTCGCATGGCGGTGCAATGGGTCAACCGTCCGAACCTGGACTTCCGCGGCTTCTCGGGCCAGATCGCGAGCGGGCGCGTCAAGCCGGGCGACGCCGTGCGCATCCTGCCCGGCAGCACCACATCCACCGTCGCGCGCATCGTCACCCTGGACGGCGATCTGAGCGAGGCCGGCGCAGGCCAATCGGTCACCCTGACGCTGGCCGACGAGATCGACTGCTCGCGCGGCCAAGTCATCACCCCGGCCGACCAGCCGCTCGAGGTGGCCGATCAGTTCGAGGCGACCATCGTCTGGATGGCGCAAGAGCCGATGATCCCGGGTCGCGCCTACATCATGAAGATCGGCACGACGCAGGCGACGGTCACGGTGACCGACGAGAAGTACCAGGTCAACGTCAACACCATGGCCCACGAGCCGGGCAAGACCTTGGCGCTGAACGGCATCGCCGTGTGCAACATCGCCACGAGCAAGGCGATCCCGTTCGAGCCCTACGCCGAGAATCCGGACCTGGGCGGCTTCATCCTGATCGACCGGCTGAACAACGCGACCGTCGGCGCCGGCATGATCCATTTTGCCCTGCGACGCAGCCACAATCTGCCCTGGCAGACGATCGACGTGGACCGCACCGCCCATGCCGCCATCAAGAATCAGGAGCCACGACTGCTCTGGCTCACCGGGCTGTCGGGCTCGGGCAAGACGACCATCGCCAACCTGGTGGAGAAGAAGCTGCACGCCATGGGGCGCCACACCTTTCTGCTGGACGGCACCAACGTCCGTCAGGGGCTGAACAAGGATCTGGGGTTCACCGATGCCGACCGGGTCGAGAACATCCGACGCATCGGCGAGGTGGCCAAGCTGATGACCGACGCCGGGCTGATCGTCTTGACGGCCTTCATCTCGCCCTTTCGCAGCGAACGGCGCATGGTCCGGCAGCTCTTCCCGAAAGGCGAGTTCGTGGAGATCTTCATCGATACGCCGATCGAGGTGGCCGAGCGCCGCGATCAAAAGGGTCTCTACGAGCAGGCGCGTCGCGGCGATCTGAAGAACTTCACCGGCATCGACAGCGCCTACGAGCCGCCCGAGGCACCCGAGATCCACATCGATACGACCCGGCTCTCGGCCGAGGAGGCGGCGGAGGCGATTATCGAGTCCTTGTCGATGTCGCTGCAATCGGGGAGTGCGCCCATCCGTTGA
- a CDS encoding sulfate ABC transporter substrate-binding protein, with protein sequence MIVTLTPKSILAAAVLGLSTLGMAHAETILLNVSYDPTRELYQEFNPAFSKHWEEKTGEKVTIQQSHGGAGKQARAVIDGLEADVVTLALAYDIDAIAETGFLAEDWQSRLPLNSSPYTSTIVFLVRKGNPKGIKDWGDLVNEGVAVITPNPKTSGGARWNYLAGWAWAEKEYGGDEARVKDYIARLYKNVPVLDSGARGSTTTFVQRELGDVFLSWENEAFLALKEFGEDKFEIVVPSLSILAEPPVTVVDRTVDKKGTRAVATAYLEFLYSPEGQELAGKHFYRPTDPEVAAQYKDQFVEVDLVTIEDLGGWKAAQEKHFADGGIFDQIYSVR encoded by the coding sequence ATGATCGTCACATTGACCCCGAAATCCATACTCGCCGCCGCCGTGCTCGGCCTGTCGACCCTCGGGATGGCACACGCCGAGACCATCCTGCTGAATGTCTCCTACGATCCGACGCGCGAGCTTTACCAGGAATTCAACCCGGCCTTCAGCAAACACTGGGAGGAGAAGACCGGCGAGAAGGTCACGATTCAACAGTCGCACGGCGGGGCCGGCAAGCAGGCGCGCGCGGTGATCGACGGATTGGAAGCCGATGTCGTGACCCTGGCGCTGGCCTACGACATCGATGCCATCGCCGAGACCGGTTTCCTGGCCGAGGACTGGCAGTCGCGACTGCCGCTGAACAGCTCGCCCTACACTTCGACCATCGTCTTCTTGGTCCGCAAGGGCAATCCGAAAGGGATCAAGGACTGGGGAGATCTGGTCAACGAGGGAGTCGCCGTGATTACGCCCAATCCCAAGACCTCGGGCGGCGCGCGATGGAACTATCTGGCGGGCTGGGCCTGGGCCGAGAAGGAATACGGCGGCGACGAGGCCCGGGTGAAGGACTACATCGCACGACTCTACAAGAATGTCCCGGTGCTCGATTCGGGTGCCCGCGGCTCGACCACCACCTTCGTGCAGCGCGAGCTCGGCGATGTCTTCCTCTCCTGGGAAAACGAGGCATTCCTCGCATTGAAGGAGTTCGGCGAGGACAAGTTCGAGATCGTCGTCCCATCCCTGTCGATCCTCGCCGAACCGCCGGTCACGGTGGTGGATCGCACCGTGGACAAGAAGGGGACCCGCGCCGTGGCGACGGCCTATCTGGAATTCCTCTACTCGCCGGAAGGACAGGAGTTAGCCGGCAAACACTTCTATCGTCCCACCGACCCCGAGGTCGCCGCACAATACAAGGATCAGTTCGTGGAGGTCGATCTGGTGACGATCGAAGACCTGGGCGGCTGGAAGGCCGCGCAGGAGAAACACTTCGCCGACGGCGGAATCTTCGACCAAATCTATAGCGTTCGCTGA
- the cysD gene encoding sulfate adenylyltransferase subunit CysD produces the protein MTTLTHLQRLESESIHIMREVVAEVERPVMLYSVGKDSAVMLHLAKKAFYPSTPPFPLLHVDTTWKFQDMYRLREKAARDAGMELLVHQNPEALARGINPFDHGSLHTDLWKTEGLKQALDQYGFDAAFGGARRDEEKSRAKERVFSFRSANHRWDPKNQRPELWKLYNARKAKGESIRVFPLSNWTELDIWQYIHLEQIEIVPLYLSAPRPSVIRDGLILMVDDHRFPLADGEEVRMRSIRFRTLGCYPLTGAVESQATTLTEVIQEMLLTTTSERQGRAIDHDQSASMEKKKQEGYF, from the coding sequence ATGACGACTCTCACACACCTGCAACGTCTGGAATCCGAAAGCATCCACATCATGCGCGAGGTGGTCGCCGAGGTGGAGCGCCCCGTGATGCTCTACTCGGTCGGCAAGGATTCCGCCGTCATGCTCCACCTGGCCAAGAAGGCCTTCTATCCGTCCACACCGCCCTTTCCGCTCCTGCATGTGGATACCACCTGGAAATTCCAGGACATGTACCGGCTGCGCGAGAAGGCGGCGCGCGATGCGGGGATGGAGCTGCTCGTCCATCAAAACCCGGAGGCGCTCGCGCGCGGCATCAACCCCTTCGATCACGGCTCCCTGCACACCGATCTCTGGAAGACCGAAGGGCTGAAGCAGGCGCTCGACCAATACGGCTTCGATGCGGCCTTCGGCGGCGCGCGGCGCGACGAAGAAAAGAGCCGTGCCAAGGAGCGCGTCTTCTCGTTCCGCTCGGCCAATCACCGCTGGGATCCGAAGAATCAGCGCCCCGAGCTCTGGAAGCTCTACAACGCCCGCAAGGCCAAGGGCGAGAGCATCCGTGTCTTCCCGCTTTCCAACTGGACCGAGCTCGATATCTGGCAATACATCCATCTCGAGCAGATCGAGATCGTCCCGCTCTATCTCAGTGCCCCGCGTCCGAGCGTGATCCGCGATGGCTTGATTTTGATGGTCGATGACCATCGCTTCCCCTTGGCGGACGGCGAAGAGGTCCGCATGCGCTCGATCCGCTTCCGCACGCTCGGCTGCTATCCGCTGACGGGCGCGGTCGAGAGCCAGGCCACGACCCTGACCGAGGTCATCCAGGAGATGCTGCTCACCACGACCTCCGAGCGCCAAGGCCGCGCCATCGATCACGACCAGTCCGCCAGCATGGAAAAGAAAAAGCAGGAGGGGTACTTCTGA